GTACATCACGGCAATCTTGTGCGCCGTCTCGGCAACCACACCCATATCATGCGTGATGAGGACAAGCCCCATACCGCTTTCCTTTTGAAGGCGAACAAGAAGATCCAGTATCTGGGCCTGGATCGTTACATCCAAGGCGGTTGTCGGTTCATCCGCGATAAGCAGTTTTGGATTGCAGGAAATCGCCATTGCAATCATGACACGTTGGTTCATGCCGCCGGACATTTGATGCGGAAAATTGTCTATGCGTCCCTCTGGATCTGGAATTCCGACCAGATCCAGCAACTCGATCGTTCGATGTCGTCTCGCAGCCCTATCCATTTTCATGTGGGTTTTGAGAGCCTCTCCAATTTGATAGCCAATCGTGAAGCATGGATTGAGACTGGTCATTGGCTCCTGGAAAATCATGGCCAGATCCTTGCCCACGATGGCGCGTCTTTGCCTGGCTCCAATTTCCAACAAATCGACGCCACCAAAATTGAGTCGATCCGCTGTCACTTTAGCCAACGGCGGCAGAAGACCCATCGTTGCCAGCATAGTCACCGATTTTCCCGAGCCTGACTCTCCAACGACACCAAGTATTTCTTTTCCATCGACGGTCAGATCAATCCCGTCGACAGCCTTGAAAGGGCCTCGGCTCGTTGGAAATTGGACAGTCAGATTCCGGACTTCGAGCAATGCCATACCTAAATCTCCTTAGCTGCGCTTAAGTCGCGGATCCAGCGCATCACGCAAACCGTCGCCCATAAGGTTTATGGCCAGAACAGTGACAAGAATGGCAAGTCCTGGGAAAGTAACGATCCACCAAGCACTGGTTATAAACTCCCGAGAATCAGCCAGCATCGTACCCCATTCCGGAATTGGTGGTTGCGCACCCAAACCAAGAAAACCAAGCGCGGCCGCATCTAATATTGCCGTTGAAAACGCCAGGGTTGCTTGGACAATGAGTGGAGCCATGCAATTTGGAAGAACTACATTGAACATCAAACGGAGCGTTCCAGCACCGACAACGCGGCTCGCTGTGACATAGTCGCGCGATAATTCCGACATCGCCGCGGCGCGCGTCAGACGCACGAAGTGCGGTACGTACACGACGGCAACGGCGATCATGACATTCTCCAGTCCTGGCCCAATGATAGCGACCACGACGAGTGCCAGCAGCAAGCTAGGCACTGCCAGAATAACATCCATAACTCGCATAACAATCGCATCGGCTATGCCTTTAGCAAACGCAACGACAAGACCGATGCAAATTCCAGCGCTCAGGCAGATGACCACCACAATCGAGCCTATCTGCAGGGAGTAACGTGAGCCGTGAATAATCCGCGAAAGGATATCGCGTCCTGTGGCGTCCGTCCCAAGGATGAACTGCCAGCTCCCACCATCTACCCAAGCAGGCGGACGTTGGGCAAACTGTCTGTACTGCTCAATCGGATCATGCGGGGCAATAACGTCTGCAAATATTGCAGTAAAAATCAACAGAACCACAAAGCCCAAGCCAGCAACGGCACCGTTGTTTTCCTTGAAGTAGAACCAGAACTCTTTGATAGGGTGAACAGGCTTTTGCTCGATCTGTGGATCGGCAATTGCGGTTTCTGCAGCCATGCTTTGTCCTTGCTCGGTCATGACGTCACCTCGCATGCCGGATACGTGGATTGATCAACCCGTATAGGAGATCCACGATCAAGTTGACCACCATGACCAAACTGGCGATCATCAGAAGTCCGCCCTGCACCGAAGGGTAGTCGCGTCGACTAATCGAATCGACCATCCACTTCCCAATTCCCGGCCATGCAAAAATCGTCTCGGTGAGGATTGCACCAGCCAGTAAAACGCCAACCTGCAGTCCAATTACCGTCACTACGGTAATCAAAGCGTTGCGCAGCGCGTGAAGGCCTATAATCCGATAAGGCGACAAACCCTTGGCTCGCGCAGTTCGCACATAGTCTTCTCCAAGCACATTGAGCATCGCTGAGCGAGTTTGGCGTGCGATCACGGCCAAGGGGATGGTGCCTAACACCACAGTTGGAAGGACAAGATGATGCAGGGCGTCGGCAAAAGCGCCTTTCTGTCCGGAAAGCGCCGCGTCGATTAACATAATGCCAGTGGGGTTTTCATAGTAGAACCGAATTAGATCGGATCGCCCGGAAACCGGGGTTACACCGAGCTGTGTGGAAAACAGCATGATTAGTAGAATTCCCCACCAGAAGATGGGCATCGAATAGCCTGTCAGGGCAAAACCCATAGTCGTGTGGTCGAATGCAGTTCCACGCCGCACGGCGGCAATCACACCAATCGGAAGACCTATCACCACGGCAAAAATGATAGCGCATAGTGATAGCTCCAGCGTTGCCGGGAAAAGCGTAAGGAACTCTGCAACTACCGGCTTCTTAGTCACGATTGAGTTTCCAAGATCGCCTTGTAGGACACCAACGAAGAAATCTATGTACTGCTGATAGAGCGGTCGGTCGAACCCAAATTGCTTCATTAATTCGGCGTGCCGCGCGGGGTCTATTCCACGCTCTCCGGATAGAAGTTCTATTGGGTCCCCGGGAATTAACCGAATTAGCCCGAATGCAATCATGGTTACGCCGATAAATGTCGGCACCAGCATGGCTAGGCGCTTGAGAAAAAATTGAAACATCAGGTCACCGAAAGCATGAAGGGACGGGCAACGATAGTCACCCGTCCCAACGTCCGTCGACAGGAACCTCGCTTACTCCGCGATGTCCACGCCGTAGAAAACATGGCCGCCGAAGGGGTCAATTTTGAAATTCTTGACCTCTTTGCGGACCGGCTTAAAGACGACCGAGTGAGCCACCGTAATCCAAGGTGCCTCGTCCTTAAATATAACCTGAGCTTCTTCGTAGAGACGCGTACGCTCGGCCACATCTGCAGTCCGTTTTGCTGCGACAAGCAGATCATCGAAAGGCTTGTGGCACCAACGTGCGCGGTTGGCGCTGTCTTTCGCAGCTTCGCAGCCAAGCAAGACATAGAGGAAGTTATCCGGGTCACCATTGTCACCCGTCCAACCCAAAAGCACGGTCTCATGCTCGCCAAGCTTGGAACGCTTGAGATACTCGCCCCACTCAAAGGAGACAATTTCAGCCTCTACGCCAACTTTTGCCCAGTCAGCCTGGACCAACTCTGCCATACGCCGAGCGTTTGGATTATAGGGGCGCTGAACCGGCATGGCCCAGATGTTGGTTTTCAAACTGGTGACACCAGCCTCCGCAAGAAGCGCCTTAGCCTTGGCCGGATCATATGGATAATCCTGCACGGCATCATTGTACGACCAGATCGTCGGCGGGATCGGGTTCTTGGCTGCCTTGCCGGCACCCTGGAAAACTACGTCAATGATTGCTTGCTTGTTGACCGCCATGTTCAGCGCCTGACGAACCCGCTTGTCGGTATAGGGTGCTTTCTCCGTATTGAAAGCTAGGTATCCGACGTTCAAACCTTCCTGCTGCAACAGATTGATATCTGCATTCTTGGACATTGCGTCCAAATCGGCCGGGTTTGGATAGGGCATCACGTGGCATTCACCGGCCTGCAGTTTCTGCCAGCGGACAGAGGCATCCGGGGTAATCGCGAAGATCAGGTCATCAATGGCGGCCTTGCCAGCCCAGTAATCTGGGTTGGCCTTGTATCGGATGACCGCGTCCTTCTGATAGGCCACAAGTTGGAAAGGACCTGTTCCTACTGGGTTTAAGTCCACCTGGTCTGGTGTGCCTGCTTTTGACATCTGGTCGGCGTATTCCGCCGACATGATCGATGCAAAGTCCATTCCAAGGTTTGCGATGAAGGGTGCTTCAGGCTGGTTCAAGATGAATTGAACGGTATGATCATCAACCTTCTTCACTTCCTTGATCAGGTTCGGCATGTCCATTGATTGGAAGTACTCATACTGCCCGCCGGAGACCTGATGGTAAGGGTGATTGGGATCGCGTTGGCGCTCAAAACTGAACACAACGTCATCCGCATTGAAATCGCGAGTCGGGGTGAAGGCGGATGTAGTTTGGAATTTCACGCCTTTGCGAAGATGGAACGTATAGGTTGTGCCATCATCCGAGACATCCCACGACTCAGCAAGAGCCGGAATGATCTTTGTCGTTCCGCGTTCGAACTCGACCAGTCGATTATAGATCTGGCGAGAGGATGCATCAAAGGTCGTTCCCGCAGTGTAAAGCGACGGATTGAAACCCTCAGGACTGCCTTCAGAACAGTAAACGAGGGTCTTAGCTTCAGAACCGTTGGCCAACGCCAAGCTAGCCAATATACCAATCGAAGCTGCAAGAATTGCGCGTTTCAAGAGTAATCCTCCCGTTGCAAAGTTTCTTGATCGATAGATAAACCCAGCCTCGCGGAGGGGTGTTCCACCTTCTTCCGCCAGGACGTCCCCGTGCCCATCATGAGCGTCCTTACTTAGCGCCTGATGGCCGCGTTGAGTCAATCCACTCTCATGCAGAAAAGTTCATCAGTTATGTATTTATGAATATGAACGACGAGATTGTGTGGAAAAGGATTTGCCCTTTGTCGGTATCTAGCCAATAAACTCTCGATGGTCGAACTTGGCTCCAATTTTGTAGGAAGTGCCCGATTTGGCTGAACGTGAATTTGAGCAGAAAGCGGCTTTAGGCGATTTGATAGAGGGCGCGCTCCGCTGGCGCAGCTGGATAACTCTTGCCTATTATGATTTTGTTTCAGGGTTCCGGCGAACCGTCGTAGGGCCTTTTTGGCAGCCCCTTCACATGGCTGCGTGGATCACCGGACTTTGGCTTATCTTTGGCGGAAACCGTGGCAACGCCAGCTTGGAATACATCGCCATTGGCGTTGTGTTTTGGTCTCTCTTCCAGTCTTTCATGACTAGCGGCACAGTCGTATTCGAACAAAATCGGGTTCTTATCCTCAGTATACCGAACCCTTTGAGTTTGCATCTTTATCGTCGACTCGCATTCCAAACCATAAAATGGGCTACCAATCTCCCTATCCTAATGGTTCTGTTGATTGTTCTCGGAACACCGATCGGGAGTGAAACGTTTTACTTCGCCCCTGGCATCCTGCTGGTAATGGTCAATGGGCTATGGACTGCTTTGCTGTTCGCCATCATTGCCTCCCGGTTCAGGGATTTTCAGTTTGCTGTTGATGCCGCTACACGCCTTTTGTTCTTTCTTACTCCGGTATTCTGGTCTGTCGGCAATGACCCAACACGCTCCCTAATAGCCCGTTACAATCCCTTTACCTATTTCTTAGAGATTGTACGGGAACCACTCCTGGGGAATTCTCCATCTCTTCTAGCTTGGCAGATTGTTTTTGCCTTTACCGTGTGCGGATTGCTGCTTTCTGTGCTGGTCTATGGGCGAACCAGGCGTTTCATTGTGTTTTGGATTTAGTGCCCGTGAAGCCTAGTAAACCAGCAATCAGAGCAACAGCGGTATGTCTTGATCTTCCGTTGTTAGGTGACAAGGTTCAAGAAACCGAACGGGGAGGGTCGAGATCTGTCGGAGGGCGACTAACACGCTTAATTGGCTCGCGCGGTCAAGTGCGCGCTCTTGATAGCATTAGCTTTGAACTTAATCATGGCGATAGAGTCGGGATCATCGGTCGCAATGGCGCGGGTAAATCGACGCTCCTACGCCTTATAGCAGGCATTTACCAACCCAGTGCCGGTACGTTAGCCGTGGAGGGTCGATTATCTACGTTGTTTACAAACCGGATTGGGCTCAACGAGCGCGCAACCGGACGAGAGAATATCAGGCTAGCCGGACATTTACTTGGCATGTCGAGCGCGCAAATCGAAACGCTGCTTCCTGAGATAGCCGCTTTTTCCGAGTTGGAAGATTTTATCGATCTCCCTTTGAGGACTTATTCATCTGGGATGTCCGTTCGTCTGGGATTCGCCATCGCAACGGCATTGGATCCCGATATTCTACTTATCGACGAGGTCTTTGGGGCAGGCGATCGCTCATTTCAAAACAAGGCACAAGAACGGGTTAGGCGTTTGATAGAAGACGCTGGGACTTTGGTACTTGCATCACATAGTTCTGCTTTGCTGCGCCGCTTCTGCAACTCGATTATTTGGCTGGATCACGGGGAACTGAAAGCGTTTGGTCCGACCGATGCCGTATTGGCAGAATATGAGCTAAGCGTCGCGTCCAAACAGACGAACGCATGATTTTCTTGCTCCATGGCGCATATTACGGCCCAGAGATCTGGGGCGAATTCCCTAAATTGCTTTCCCGGCGAGTCGGCCAACCGGTGGAAGCCGTCGACCTAAGGCCAACCATTGGTTCATTTGAAGAGAGAGTTCAACGGCTTGGACATACTGTCAGCAAATCTGAAGGGCAGGGGGCAGTTATTGTCGCTCACAGTTTGGGTGGTATTTTCGCAGCAGAGGTACTAGCCCGCTGGCCAAACCTCATAGACAAAGCAGTTTACGTCGCCGCCTACCTACCCCAATCAGGACAATCGGTTGCCGATCTCGCTCGTCTAGATAGTGAATCAAAAGTTCCTACAGTTCGCAGTTCCACGTCGATACCGGGTTTTGCCACTATCGACGCCAAAGGTGCAGCCTACATACTTTTCCACGATCTACCCCAAGATCTTGCCAACAAACTAGCCTCTCAGGCGCAGCCTCAGCCAACGGCCGATTTCAAACAGGTTTCTCCGCAAGGGCCGTCCACACCGATCGCTTCGTCTTATGTTGTATGCACCAAGGACCGCGCTATTGGACCTACCCTACAACGAAAAATGGCGCAGACTGCAAACTGCGACCCAATTCTTCAGATCGATGCCGGACATATGCCAATGGTTGCGGCACCAGAAAAACTGACAAAAACCATTTCTCAGATTTTATGAGTTTGCAGAAAGTCACTTCTCAAGAGACACGATTGAGCCATCCCAATCCTCTGGTGGTGGCGACTGCCGCAGTTCCGAAATTCGTCCGGCATAAAGTTCGAAAAAGCTGGCGAGCTCATGCGGCGATGACAAAGACTTTGCACGCGTTAACAAGGCCTCGGCCTCATCCCATTGTCGGTTTCTGAAGGCGACAAGAAATCCTTCCGTAGCTTTGGCCAGGTCTTGGAACATTTGGTCTCGTGCGAGGGATTCGGCGCCAAGCAGCGCATATATTCGTTCAGGCTCTGTTTTGCCTTTCACCTTTATGAAATCAATTTCCATGAACGCAAGATCTGCCGCACAGAGTGTTCGAGTCCTCGCTCCGATTACTACGGCGACACCATAAAGCTTTGTCAGACCTTCTAGGCGAGACGCGACATTCACGGTATCGCCCATCACCGAGTAATCAAATCGCATGTCTGATCCCAGATTCCCAACGAGGCAGTTGCCACTGTTAATTCCGATTCCTATGCGCAGTGGAAGAAACGGTTGGCTGAACACTGCTGCTTCTTGCTCTCGTTCCAGGTTGAGTTTCTCGACACTCTCAAGTGCTGACAAAGCGGCGCGACAAGCATTTTCAGCATGTTCCGCATCATCAATAGGTGCATTCCAGAAAGCCATCACCGCATCACCAATATACTTATCAATTGTGCCGCGTTGACTAAGGATATCATGGGTGATCGGCGTCAGAATTCTGTTCATCAGACGCGTTAGGCCGGCAGGGTCTGCCTTGTAACTTTCAGATATAGTCGTGAACCCGCGTACATCGCTAAAGAACACGGTCATCTCTCTAACCTGACCACCAAGAATAAGCTTTTGGGGGTCTTGGGCGAGTTGCTCTACAAGGTCTGGTGAAAGGTACTGACCAAATGCGGACCGAACATAACGCCTTTCGGTTTCCTCGCTGATGTAATTGTGAAACACCAGAACGCTATAAATCATCAAACTGCTGAGAAGGGGATATGAGGGTGAAAGTAGAAGCCCCTCCTGTGCATAGAGATAAACAGAGGTTGCGAAAGTTGTAATGGCAAGTCCTGCGCCAAGACCAAAGGCCATTTTGGCGCCGATAATTGGTACCAGCACTATCATTATAATGCTGAGCATCGCGGTTAAAAAAAGCTCGGCGCCTAACGCGTAGTTTGGCCTAACGAGGAAGTCTCCTGTCAGCATCGTTTGGAGCAGCTGCGCATGCACTTCGACCCCTGGCATCGCACTATCGAGCGGCGTCGCCTTGATATCAAAAAGGCCAGTGGCGGATGTGCCGATCAAGATTAATTTTCCCGCCAGCTTCTTCGTCGGAACCGTTCTATCGAGTACGTTTTTTGCAGATATATAGAGGCTCGGGTCGTGCTTGGCATAGTGAACCCAGATGCGACCGTTACCGTCGGTTGGAATGCGCAACTTGGCAATGCTCAAGGAATTGATACCCGCGCTGTCGGTGCGAACCACAAGCGGAGCCCCACCGGTTACAACGCGCAGTAACTCTACGGAGAGTGATGGCATCAACACATCGCCGTATCGCATGAGTGCCGGGACACGGCGCACAATGCCGTCCTGCTCTGGGAGTAGCGTGAACATTCCAATTCCTGCTGCTGCTGATTCCAGCGTTGCAATGTTCCTGACGACGTCTGGAAACTCGATGAGGAACCGTGTCGGGTCGTCACCTAGAAAAGCAATGGGAATGGTCTTAAGTGGCGTGGAATCAGGGCGAATCAATTCTCGGTAATATCCGGATTGGCCCAAAACCGTAGGGAATTTCTTCATAGTTTCGGCGAGGATACTATCGTTGCTTGGCAGCTCCTGAAGAGCTGACCGCAATCCGGGATCAATCCGCGGGAAGGTGCTTGCATAAAGTCCCGGGGAAAGACGGTCTGGTTCTGCAAACACAATATCGAACGCGACCGCGACGGCACCAGAATCGCGTAATCCCAGCAGCAAATCAGAGACGAGCGTTCGAGGCCATGGCCATTGCCCATGGCGCGCCAAGGATTCCTCGTCTAAATCGACGATCGCTATTGGCTGGGCCGACTGGGCCCGTGGAAACATACGAGCATAGAAATCAAAGGTTTTGAGCCTTAGGGTTTCCAGCGGCAATGGATCGATTAGGCGCGCAACCATGACGATGAACAAAAGCACGACGGCCGCAAGCCTCGCATAACCTGCGCTTCGCCGACCCAAAATCTGGGTATAGAGACCGCGCAAGCGAGGGAACTTCATTCTTTGTGGACCTGCTTTTCTTACCGAACACTATACACTGCTAAACCAGCGTGCTGGTCACAATGGAATTCTCGATTTCAGTTGAGTCGATTTGCAACGCAACTAAATCAGCCGCGCCCGCGCCGTCAAATAATGTAGCGCCGTCAAGAACAGCGACCGGGGTTCCATTTACAGAAACCTCAACATCATCAATGCTGTCGCCCGTAAGGTCACCAAACAGCAGACTTAAAATTTCGTCCCCACCGCTAAACAATTCACCCAAATCCAGAATATCACCTGTTCCAGGTGTTGAACTGCTACCACTGATATCAAACCCATAAATTGTATCTAGGCCGTCTCCAGGGCCAATTACGATCGTATCGTTGCTAAGATCGTTCAGAATAGGCGTGATATTTTCACCGGTATAAATTTGATCATCGCCAGGGCCTCCAATGATCACGTCTGCGCCATTACCACCAAAAATTTGGTCCGCACCGCCTCGACCATAAAGAATATCATCACCCGCGAGTCCTAAGATGATATCGCCCAATTCACTACCGACTAACGTATTTGCGCTTTCATCAATGTCCAAAGTCAGAGGATCGTCGACTGCTTGCCCCAGAATAGTGGCAACCGGATCGCCGTCTGCATTTATAACAAAGGTGAGGGGAGAGGTCACACTGTCGCCATCATTGTCACTAGCCACGACATCAAAAGAGAACGCGGTGTCCTCGGCGCTGAATGTCTCTCTGATCTCCATCGAGAGCAATCGATAGTCCGTACTCGTACCGGCCCCGAGGGAAATCTCGTCGAATCCGGTAGTCCCGATCATGTCGTAAAGTAATTGCTGATACTCGGGGCTCGTCAGGCCGCCTTGCGGGATATCACTGGATAGCAAAGTACCCTGGAGAAAAGCAGCAAGAAGCAGATCGAAATCGGCAACGGTCGAGTTTTCACCCCAAGTAATGGCTTCATTCTCCGGTGTTGCCGGATTGTCCACGACATTAGCTGCAGTATAAGTACCGGTTATTACTTCACCTGTGGCCAGTGTCACCGACCAAGTGACGACCTCGCCAACTGAAAGTTTTTGAATATCAAAAAGAATCTGGAAGATCGGCTCAGCGCCCGGCGTATCGGGATTATCAAAGCTGATATCAAGGAGTTCGCCGGTATTGACTAGATTGTTTCCAACCCCCATGCCTTGGCCAGAGGAATTTATGCCGCCTTTGTCCTCAAAATTGCTGAAGGTGGCTTGCAAACCACTCGTTCCCAGATTTAGCACTAAGGAAGGAATTGGGCCACCTGGCGTCAAGCCCACCAACGTTTGTTCGATCGTCGTTCCCTCTAATGGACTGACAATCGAGAACTCATAGGAGCCGTCTGCATTGACTACCAAGACGAACTCAGCTTGATCACTCGGATCATCCGAGGTGATGCTGTATGTAAAGGCTCCCCCGCTGGTATCGATTAAGGTGGCGGTGAATCCCGCCGGGATACTGGTCGGGTTCACGGCCGTTACTGCTGCATCAAATGGATCGGCTAATAGATCATCCGCACCGAAGCAAATGCCTAGGTCACCGGATACCGTCGTTATTTCATTATTGACTGTCTCATTACCTACCGCTCCAACGGGAAGCGAATCTGTGAGTACAATCGTTGCGACGGTAGTTAAGGTGACATCATTTGTCCCATCCGAGACAATCACATTAAACTGCTCTATCTCATCAACACCGGGCACATCGAACGCCGGATTCTCAAGTTCATATTGCCAGAAGAAAGTTGTCGTCAAAGAACCGTCGTCATTTTCGACAGTGCTAGTACCTGTAATTGTGAAGGTACCGGAAACAGCAGAGATGGTTACCGTGTCACCTGCACCAAAACTATCGCTGCCAATACTCTGGTCGGATGCGACAAAACTCACAAAAGAGATAAACAAGGCATCGCCATCCAGATCCTGGACCGAGAAACTGCCAGAGGTAACAATAGGCCCTTCTGCTGGGTCACAGCCGCCTCCGTGAACATCATCCGCTACCAGATTGTTCTCGTCGACGGTTCCTTCCACATCTGGCGCATCTGTAAATGCTGGTGTATCGGCGGCACCATTGATGGTGATGGTGATGGTACCGTTGTCACTGGTCTCGCCGTCGCTGCCCGTCACGTCGAACGACAGGGTGATGGTCTCACCCGCATCCAGGAACTGCACCGCCGCGTTGGACACCGTGTAGGNNNNNNNNNNNNNNNNNNNNNNNNNNNNNNNNNNNNNNNNNNNNNNNNNNNNNNNNNNNNNNNNNNNNNNNNNNNNNNNNNNNNNNNNNNNNNNNNGGCCGCCTGATCGTTCGCATCCTCGTCCGACAGGCTCACCGTGCCGCTCGTGATCAGATTGCCGCTGTCGACCGCAAGGTCCTCCGTCACCGCACCCGTATCGTCGCCGACAACGATACCATCCTCGGTTCCTTGAACGATGATTGTGATATCCTGGGTGGCATCAGGGTCATCACCATCAGACGCGCTAACAGTAAATGTCACTGATAGGCTTTCACCCGCATCCAAAAATTGGACCAAACCGTTATCAATAGTGAAGAACCAGTCAGCCGTCCCGTCGCCATTATCAATCAAGGAAAATCCGCTGGATAGGGCCGCAGCAACGTCCGGCGGGAGAGTTCCTGCAGACCAAGCCGGAGGCGTAGTCTGTGAAAAATCGAGTGTCACTACGTCGTTTGCGTCAGGGTCGGAGTAGGTAAGTTGACCCTCGTGGAACAAAAACCCTGGATCTGGCACCAGGAAATTTTCCTGACCTTCCGGCAGCACATCTTCCGTGACTGTAAACTCCCCGCCACCCAAAATTATTGGGTCGTCATCCACACCCTCGATAACAATGGTGATCGTGGCCATTGTCTCTGGAAGAGCTGAAGATGCACCGCCAACCTGAACGACAAAGGTTAAAGACACTGATTCAAGGTCGTCGAGAAACTGTAATTCGCTATTAGGAATCGTGTAGGTCCAGGATGCCTCGCCGTTGCCGTTGTCAACCAGG
This is a stretch of genomic DNA from Limibacillus halophilus. It encodes these proteins:
- a CDS encoding alpha/beta hydrolase — encoded protein: MIFLLHGAYYGPEIWGEFPKLLSRRVGQPVEAVDLRPTIGSFEERVQRLGHTVSKSEGQGAVIVAHSLGGIFAAEVLARWPNLIDKAVYVAAYLPQSGQSVADLARLDSESKVPTVRSSTSIPGFATIDAKGAAYILFHDLPQDLANKLASQAQPQPTADFKQVSPQGPSTPIASSYVVCTKDRAIGPTLQRKMAQTANCDPILQIDAGHMPMVAAPEKLTKTISQIL
- a CDS encoding ABC transporter permease subunit encodes the protein MFQFFLKRLAMLVPTFIGVTMIAFGLIRLIPGDPIELLSGERGIDPARHAELMKQFGFDRPLYQQYIDFFVGVLQGDLGNSIVTKKPVVAEFLTLFPATLELSLCAIIFAVVIGLPIGVIAAVRRGTAFDHTTMGFALTGYSMPIFWWGILLIMLFSTQLGVTPVSGRSDLIRFYYENPTGIMLIDAALSGQKGAFADALHHLVLPTVVLGTIPLAVIARQTRSAMLNVLGEDYVRTARAKGLSPYRIIGLHALRNALITVVTVIGLQVGVLLAGAILTETIFAWPGIGKWMVDSISRRDYPSVQGGLLMIASLVMVVNLIVDLLYGLINPRIRHAR
- a CDS encoding ABC transporter ATP-binding protein, which produces MALLEVRNLTVQFPTSRGPFKAVDGIDLTVDGKEILGVVGESGSGKSVTMLATMGLLPPLAKVTADRLNFGGVDLLEIGARQRRAIVGKDLAMIFQEPMTSLNPCFTIGYQIGEALKTHMKMDRAARRHRTIELLDLVGIPDPEGRIDNFPHQMSGGMNQRVMIAMAISCNPKLLIADEPTTALDVTIQAQILDLLVRLQKESGMGLVLITHDMGVVAETAHKIAVMYAGQQVEEQGVEGLFNRPFHPYTAALLDALPERSLGTKRLPTIPGVVPGAGDRPSGCLFSPRCRFVSDRCIREVPQLAVDDQTKVRCFNPLGKVEASGRQADSEVSA
- a CDS encoding ABC transporter permease subunit — its product is MAAETAIADPQIEQKPVHPIKEFWFYFKENNGAVAGLGFVVLLIFTAIFADVIAPHDPIEQYRQFAQRPPAWVDGGSWQFILGTDATGRDILSRIIHGSRYSLQIGSIVVVICLSAGICIGLVVAFAKGIADAIVMRVMDVILAVPSLLLALVVVAIIGPGLENVMIAVAVVYVPHFVRLTRAAAMSELSRDYVTASRVVGAGTLRLMFNVVLPNCMAPLIVQATLAFSTAILDAAALGFLGLGAQPPIPEWGTMLADSREFITSAWWIVTFPGLAILVTVLAINLMGDGLRDALDPRLKRS
- a CDS encoding ABC transporter substrate-binding protein, with product MKRAILAASIGILASLALANGSEAKTLVYCSEGSPEGFNPSLYTAGTTFDASSRQIYNRLVEFERGTTKIIPALAESWDVSDDGTTYTFHLRKGVKFQTTSAFTPTRDFNADDVVFSFERQRDPNHPYHQVSGGQYEYFQSMDMPNLIKEVKKVDDHTVQFILNQPEAPFIANLGMDFASIMSAEYADQMSKAGTPDQVDLNPVGTGPFQLVAYQKDAVIRYKANPDYWAGKAAIDDLIFAITPDASVRWQKLQAGECHVMPYPNPADLDAMSKNADINLLQQEGLNVGYLAFNTEKAPYTDKRVRQALNMAVNKQAIIDVVFQGAGKAAKNPIPPTIWSYNDAVQDYPYDPAKAKALLAEAGVTSLKTNIWAMPVQRPYNPNARRMAELVQADWAKVGVEAEIVSFEWGEYLKRSKLGEHETVLLGWTGDNGDPDNFLYVLLGCEAAKDSANRARWCHKPFDDLLVAAKRTADVAERTRLYEEAQVIFKDEAPWITVAHSVVFKPVRKEVKNFKIDPFGGHVFYGVDIAE
- a CDS encoding ABC transporter permease is translated as MAEREFEQKAALGDLIEGALRWRSWITLAYYDFVSGFRRTVVGPFWQPLHMAAWITGLWLIFGGNRGNASLEYIAIGVVFWSLFQSFMTSGTVVFEQNRVLILSIPNPLSLHLYRRLAFQTIKWATNLPILMVLLIVLGTPIGSETFYFAPGILLVMVNGLWTALLFAIIASRFRDFQFAVDAATRLLFFLTPVFWSVGNDPTRSLIARYNPFTYFLEIVREPLLGNSPSLLAWQIVFAFTVCGLLLSVLVYGRTRRFIVFWI
- a CDS encoding CHASE2 domain-containing protein, which gives rise to MLLFIVMVARLIDPLPLETLRLKTFDFYARMFPRAQSAQPIAIVDLDEESLARHGQWPWPRTLVSDLLLGLRDSGAVAVAFDIVFAEPDRLSPGLYASTFPRIDPGLRSALQELPSNDSILAETMKKFPTVLGQSGYYRELIRPDSTPLKTIPIAFLGDDPTRFLIEFPDVVRNIATLESAAAGIGMFTLLPEQDGIVRRVPALMRYGDVLMPSLSVELLRVVTGGAPLVVRTDSAGINSLSIAKLRIPTDGNGRIWVHYAKHDPSLYISAKNVLDRTVPTKKLAGKLILIGTSATGLFDIKATPLDSAMPGVEVHAQLLQTMLTGDFLVRPNYALGAELFLTAMLSIIMIVLVPIIGAKMAFGLGAGLAITTFATSVYLYAQEGLLLSPSYPLLSSLMIYSVLVFHNYISEETERRYVRSAFGQYLSPDLVEQLAQDPQKLILGGQVREMTVFFSDVRGFTTISESYKADPAGLTRLMNRILTPITHDILSQRGTIDKYIGDAVMAFWNAPIDDAEHAENACRAALSALESVEKLNLEREQEAAVFSQPFLPLRIGIGINSGNCLVGNLGSDMRFDYSVMGDTVNVASRLEGLTKLYGVAVVIGARTRTLCAADLAFMEIDFIKVKGKTEPERIYALLGAESLARDQMFQDLAKATEGFLVAFRNRQWDEAEALLTRAKSLSSPHELASFFELYAGRISELRQSPPPEDWDGSIVSLEK
- a CDS encoding ABC transporter ATP-binding protein; translated protein: MKPSKPAIRATAVCLDLPLLGDKVQETERGGSRSVGGRLTRLIGSRGQVRALDSISFELNHGDRVGIIGRNGAGKSTLLRLIAGIYQPSAGTLAVEGRLSTLFTNRIGLNERATGRENIRLAGHLLGMSSAQIETLLPEIAAFSELEDFIDLPLRTYSSGMSVRLGFAIATALDPDILLIDEVFGAGDRSFQNKAQERVRRLIEDAGTLVLASHSSALLRRFCNSIIWLDHGELKAFGPTDAVLAEYELSVASKQTNA